The following are encoded in a window of Polynucleobacter sp. AP-Kolm-20A-A1 genomic DNA:
- the polA gene encoding DNA polymerase I: MTKHRLLLVDGSSYLYRAFHAMPDLRNGAGEPTGAIYGMVNMMRRARSELKADHIACVFDAKGKTFRDEMYSEYKAHRSPMPEDLVKQIEPIHAMVKALGWPVLMVSGVEADDVIGTLACQATQAGWETIISTGDKDLAQLVNPSVTLINTMTNERLDIEGVKEKFGVPPELIVDYLSIIGDTVDNVPGVPKAGPKTANKWLAEFGNLDNLMANADQVKGVVGENLRATLPWLPQARQLITVKTDCDLSPHLPGLDDLHAKPEDAPLLRELFDRYAFKTWLRDVEKQLTSPENKGPEAASFDLAGTPIASTENNIETEKKIRTIASSPTKDLSQEMRDSQDAIERHYECVVDEAGLERWLKKIESSSLTAVDTETTSLDALAAELVGISLSVKPGEACYIPVAHRNGEAQLDRDLVLARMKPWLESVTHLKVGQNLKYDAHIFANYDITLKGVAFDTLLESYVLESHLPHNMDSLAERHLGMKTIRYEEVCGKGVHQIGFDQVDLKIATDYAAEDADITLRLHLELWPQIQENQGLQYIYEKVEMPAMRVLGIMERNGIRIDSALLAKQGQQVGKRLLELEGEIHKLAGQPFNIQSPKQIAEILFGQLELPVIKKTPSGAPSTDEEVLQKLAEDYPLPARILDYRSLAKLMSTYIEKLPRMADPKTGRVHTNFSQATAVTGRLASSDPNIQNIPVRTEEGRRIREAFIPADGCKLLSADYSQIELRIMAHIAEDENLLAAFRDGKDVHQATAAEIFGVPLDDVNSEQRRYAKVINFGLIYGMSAFGLAGNLGIERSAAQNYIAKYFDRYPGVAQYMERTRLEARENGYVETVFGRRLWLPEIKGSNGPRRQGAERAAINAPMQGTAADLIKLAMIAVEDWLEKEQLKTRMLLQVHDELVFDVPLDEIELLQAKLPDLMCHVADLKVPLVVSIGIGDNWEEAH, from the coding sequence ATGACTAAACATAGACTCTTGTTGGTAGACGGCTCTAGCTACCTCTATCGCGCCTTCCACGCCATGCCAGACCTCAGAAATGGGGCTGGAGAGCCCACAGGGGCTATTTATGGCATGGTCAATATGATGCGCCGGGCCAGATCCGAACTCAAGGCTGACCATATAGCCTGTGTTTTTGATGCCAAGGGCAAGACATTCCGTGACGAGATGTACTCGGAGTACAAAGCCCATCGTTCCCCAATGCCAGAGGATTTGGTCAAACAAATTGAGCCCATCCATGCAATGGTCAAAGCTCTAGGCTGGCCGGTATTAATGGTTTCGGGTGTTGAGGCTGATGACGTCATTGGCACTTTGGCTTGTCAAGCCACGCAAGCTGGTTGGGAAACAATCATTTCTACAGGTGACAAAGATTTAGCGCAATTAGTAAATCCTTCCGTCACTCTCATTAATACGATGACAAATGAGAGGTTAGATATTGAGGGCGTGAAAGAAAAATTTGGCGTTCCTCCTGAATTGATCGTAGATTATTTATCCATCATCGGCGACACCGTTGATAACGTGCCGGGTGTTCCAAAGGCTGGACCAAAAACCGCGAATAAATGGTTGGCAGAATTTGGCAATCTTGATAACTTGATGGCCAATGCAGATCAAGTAAAGGGTGTGGTTGGTGAAAACTTACGCGCTACTCTGCCTTGGCTTCCGCAAGCACGCCAGCTCATTACAGTAAAAACGGATTGTGATTTATCACCGCATTTGCCAGGTTTAGATGACCTGCATGCTAAGCCAGAGGACGCGCCTTTGCTGCGTGAGTTATTTGATCGCTATGCATTTAAGACTTGGTTACGCGATGTCGAGAAACAGCTCACAAGCCCAGAGAATAAAGGCCCTGAGGCAGCAAGCTTTGATTTGGCTGGCACTCCAATTGCCTCTACAGAAAATAATATAGAGACAGAAAAAAAGATCCGCACTATTGCTAGTTCACCAACAAAAGATTTATCGCAAGAGATGCGAGATTCACAAGATGCTATCGAGCGTCACTATGAATGTGTGGTCGATGAAGCAGGTTTGGAGAGGTGGTTAAAGAAGATTGAATCTTCTTCACTGACAGCCGTTGATACTGAAACTACGAGTTTGGATGCGCTCGCTGCAGAGTTGGTTGGCATTTCTTTATCTGTTAAACCAGGTGAGGCTTGTTATATCCCGGTTGCACATCGCAATGGTGAGGCACAACTTGATCGTGATTTAGTGCTTGCTCGCATGAAGCCCTGGTTGGAAAGTGTGACACATTTAAAAGTGGGTCAAAACTTAAAGTACGACGCTCACATATTTGCAAACTATGACATCACCCTAAAAGGGGTCGCGTTTGATACCTTGCTTGAGTCTTATGTGCTCGAGTCGCATCTTCCGCACAATATGGATAGCTTAGCTGAGCGCCACCTAGGCATGAAAACTATCCGCTATGAAGAGGTGTGTGGCAAAGGAGTTCATCAGATTGGTTTTGATCAGGTTGACCTCAAAATCGCGACAGACTATGCGGCTGAAGATGCTGACATTACCCTACGCTTACACCTAGAGTTATGGCCGCAGATCCAGGAAAACCAAGGCCTGCAGTACATCTATGAAAAAGTAGAGATGCCTGCCATGCGCGTGCTTGGGATCATGGAGCGCAATGGTATTCGGATTGATTCCGCGCTGCTTGCAAAACAAGGGCAGCAGGTAGGCAAGCGCCTTTTGGAGCTTGAGGGTGAGATTCATAAGCTCGCAGGTCAGCCTTTTAATATTCAGTCGCCTAAACAAATTGCAGAAATTCTATTTGGCCAGCTTGAGCTTCCGGTGATTAAAAAGACACCGTCTGGAGCGCCCTCTACCGACGAAGAGGTGCTGCAGAAACTGGCTGAAGACTATCCACTGCCAGCACGCATCTTGGACTATCGTAGTTTGGCAAAACTAATGTCGACCTATATTGAGAAGCTCCCTCGCATGGCAGACCCTAAGACGGGGCGCGTACATACGAACTTCTCGCAAGCGACGGCAGTCACGGGGCGCCTGGCATCAAGCGACCCCAATATTCAAAATATTCCTGTGCGCACAGAAGAGGGTCGACGCATACGAGAGGCGTTTATTCCTGCGGATGGCTGTAAATTACTGTCAGCCGATTATTCCCAAATTGAATTACGCATCATGGCGCACATTGCTGAAGATGAAAACTTACTAGCTGCATTTAGGGATGGTAAAGACGTACACCAAGCTACTGCTGCAGAAATCTTTGGCGTTCCTTTGGATGACGTGAACTCAGAGCAGCGTCGTTATGCCAAGGTCATTAACTTTGGACTCATTTATGGCATGAGTGCTTTTGGTTTAGCGGGTAACTTGGGCATCGAGCGTTCTGCTGCGCAAAATTACATTGCCAAATACTTTGATCGCTATCCAGGGGTAGCTCAATACATGGAGCGTACCCGTCTTGAGGCTAGAGAGAATGGCTATGTCGAGACTGTTTTTGGTCGACGTCTTTGGTTGCCAGAAATTAAAGGTTCTAATGGACCACGTCGTCAGGGTGCTGAGCGTGCAGCAATCAATGCCCCAATGCAAGGTACCGCTGCAGACTTAATTAAGCTGGCCATGATCGCTGTTGAGGATTGGCTGGAAAAGGAACAGTTAAAAACCAGAATGCTCCTTCAGGTCCACGATGAATTGGTCTTTGATGTACCTTTGGATGAAATTGAGCTGCTGCAAGCAAAGTTGCCTGATTTAATGTGCCATGTTGCCGATCTGAAGGTGCCTTTGGTAGTTAGTATTGGGATTGGCGATAATTGGGAAGAAGCTCACTAA
- a CDS encoding BPSS1780 family membrane protein has product MKLNSVEPKDGYTWIRQGIWLFKQNPIGFLMLVFMYVFAAQLAVIIPVIGVFVVLLLTPTLAVGFMTACRQAIQKERIRPIVYLVALQSGVIVRKRILQLGLVYAAMILLLSFILSLLVDFEMLLPLMTSDKTITPEALRQVYLVLFFGAMLYVPVAMLMWFSPILIAWADMSVPQALFSSCLACWTNKGVFFFYLAIWSAILIAIPLTVGMIFDAMDLGQAASFIIAPISMAGLTVMHCSFYAAWKACFTEDEVVLSA; this is encoded by the coding sequence ATGAAACTCAATTCTGTAGAACCTAAGGATGGCTATACCTGGATTAGGCAAGGAATCTGGCTATTCAAGCAGAACCCCATTGGCTTTCTAATGCTGGTCTTTATGTATGTATTTGCCGCACAACTAGCGGTAATTATTCCGGTGATCGGTGTTTTTGTAGTTCTACTACTTACACCAACTCTAGCAGTTGGTTTTATGACCGCCTGTCGCCAAGCCATCCAAAAGGAACGTATCAGACCTATAGTGTATTTAGTGGCGTTGCAATCTGGCGTGATTGTGCGTAAAAGAATTCTGCAGCTAGGCTTGGTATATGCCGCCATGATTTTGCTCTTAAGTTTTATCTTAAGTCTATTGGTAGATTTTGAAATGCTTCTTCCGCTGATGACAAGCGATAAAACCATTACCCCTGAAGCGCTTCGCCAAGTGTATTTAGTTTTATTCTTTGGCGCTATGTTGTATGTGCCAGTAGCCATGTTGATGTGGTTTTCACCGATCCTGATTGCGTGGGCTGACATGTCAGTGCCCCAAGCACTCTTCTCAAGCTGCTTGGCATGCTGGACTAATAAGGGAGTCTTCTTTTTCTATCTGGCTATTTGGAGCGCGATTCTGATTGCTATTCCACTGACTGTAGGAATGATCTTTGACGCAATGGATTTAGGGCAAGCAGCATCTTTCATCATCGCCCCCATCTCTATGGCAGGTTTAACAGTGATGCACTGCTCTTTTTATGCGGCCTGGAAGGCCTGCTTTACAGAAGATGAAGTGGTTCTTTCAGCTTAG
- a CDS encoding homoserine kinase, producing MAVFTPIELADISNWISQDFDIGQASEIRGIHGGIENSNFFLDTTKDGKKQEYVLTIFERLSAEQLPFYLELMRHLANKGIPVPKPLENKQGEILFTLKGKPAAIVTKLPGLSRLQPETNHCALVGEMLAKMHLAGKDFSKAQENLRSLAWWQKTIPLVLSHLNTSQKELLTHELATQEAFFASSNYDALPQGASHCDLFRDNVLFDPKESADPSQDHLGGFFDFYFAGTDKWLFDVAVTANDWCLADNKQDLDPARLDAFMKAYQAVRPLTKEEQASWPLMLRAAALRFWVSRLWDFYLPRDAQMLTPHDPAHFERILLSRRCL from the coding sequence ATGGCTGTATTTACTCCGATCGAACTTGCAGATATTTCCAATTGGATTTCTCAAGACTTTGATATTGGCCAAGCCAGTGAAATACGCGGCATTCATGGCGGTATCGAGAACTCAAACTTTTTCTTAGATACCACCAAAGATGGCAAGAAGCAGGAATATGTTTTAACCATCTTCGAAAGATTATCTGCCGAACAACTCCCGTTCTACCTTGAGTTGATGCGCCACTTGGCTAACAAAGGCATCCCCGTTCCCAAGCCACTTGAGAACAAGCAAGGCGAAATTCTCTTTACCCTCAAAGGCAAGCCAGCCGCCATCGTGACCAAGCTGCCAGGGCTTTCTAGACTTCAGCCAGAAACAAATCATTGTGCACTTGTTGGTGAAATGCTGGCGAAGATGCACTTAGCTGGCAAAGACTTTTCTAAGGCCCAAGAAAATCTTCGCAGTCTAGCTTGGTGGCAAAAAACAATCCCCTTAGTGCTTTCACATTTAAATACATCGCAAAAAGAGTTGCTCACTCATGAGCTGGCAACACAGGAGGCATTCTTTGCGTCAAGCAACTACGATGCCCTTCCGCAAGGGGCAAGTCATTGCGACTTATTTCGTGACAATGTCTTATTTGATCCAAAAGAATCTGCCGACCCATCCCAAGACCATCTGGGCGGCTTCTTCGATTTCTACTTCGCCGGAACTGATAAGTGGCTATTTGATGTTGCAGTCACCGCAAATGATTGGTGCCTTGCTGATAACAAACAAGATTTAGACCCTGCGCGTTTGGATGCTTTCATGAAGGCATATCAAGCGGTACGTCCACTAACCAAAGAGGAGCAAGCGAGTTGGCCACTCATGCTGCGCGCTGCCGCCTTACGTTTCTGGGTATCCAGATTGTGGGACTTTTACTTGCCGCGCGATGCACAGATGCTGACCCCTCATGACCCAGCCCACTTTGAGCGCATTCTCTTGAGTCGTCGCTGCTTATGA